A region from the Methylocystis iwaonis genome encodes:
- a CDS encoding GNAT family N-acetyltransferase — protein MSLIASFFAKPTFVVRPIGAERAEECEALHGASFAFGWSKIDFESYLTDPNIIADGAVTEGLRSRLGGFILSRLLPPDAEVLTFAVDPARRSVGLGRMILDRHLENLERGGARLVFLEVADDNEAALKLYYRFGFKEIGRRQNYYQRADGTKLAAVNLRLEM, from the coding sequence ATGAGCCTGATCGCTTCTTTTTTTGCCAAGCCGACCTTTGTCGTTCGGCCCATCGGCGCCGAACGCGCGGAAGAATGCGAGGCCCTCCATGGCGCCTCCTTCGCCTTCGGCTGGTCCAAGATCGACTTCGAGAGCTATCTCACCGACCCCAATATTATCGCCGACGGCGCCGTGACCGAGGGCCTCAGAAGCAGGCTCGGCGGCTTCATCCTGTCGCGCCTGCTGCCGCCGGACGCCGAAGTGCTGACCTTCGCCGTCGACCCGGCGCGGCGCAGCGTCGGGCTGGGCCGCATGATTCTCGATCGGCATCTCGAAAATCTGGAGCGCGGCGGGGCCCGGCTGGTGTTTCTCGAGGTCGCCGACGACAACGAGGCGGCATTGAAGCTCTATTATCGCTTTGGCTTCAAGGAGATCGGCCGGCGGCAGAACTATTACCAGCGCGCCGACGGGACGAAACTCGCGGCGGTGAATTTAAGACTGGAGATGTAA
- the tsaB gene encoding tRNA (adenosine(37)-N6)-threonylcarbamoyltransferase complex dimerization subunit type 1 TsaB: MRILAIDTALPAVSACVLDHDAEQPIASETIAMERGHAEAIMPLIERVMSKVDGGFSTIDRVAVAVGPGSFTGIRIGLAAGQAIALACKAEVVGVSTLAALAAPLILDAADSVVAAAIDARHGKVFVAAFGPDGRALLTPRRAGAHEALRALGDGPLLLIGSGAELLAKEARSCGMAVKIVSEQAAPDIEFVARLGLAAKPETAPAKPLYLKEPDVTIAGKPPEAAPAPEAPAAPAEAAPPTALSETAPESSAQTITPSEKLASAPAQA; the protein is encoded by the coding sequence ATGCGAATCCTTGCGATCGACACCGCCCTGCCCGCCGTATCGGCCTGCGTGCTCGACCACGACGCGGAGCAGCCCATCGCTTCCGAGACCATCGCCATGGAGCGCGGTCACGCGGAGGCGATCATGCCGCTCATCGAGCGGGTCATGAGCAAGGTTGACGGCGGCTTCTCAACCATCGACCGCGTCGCCGTCGCCGTGGGGCCCGGCTCCTTCACCGGCATTCGGATCGGTCTTGCCGCCGGCCAGGCCATTGCGCTCGCCTGCAAGGCCGAGGTGGTCGGCGTCTCGACGCTGGCGGCGCTGGCGGCGCCGCTTATTCTCGACGCCGCCGACAGCGTGGTCGCGGCGGCGATCGACGCGCGACATGGCAAGGTCTTTGTCGCGGCCTTCGGCCCGGACGGCCGCGCTTTGCTGACGCCCCGCCGCGCCGGCGCGCATGAGGCGCTTCGGGCGCTGGGCGACGGCCCCCTGCTTCTCATCGGCTCCGGGGCGGAGCTTCTCGCCAAGGAAGCCCGCTCCTGCGGCATGGCGGTGAAGATCGTGAGCGAACAGGCGGCGCCCGACATCGAATTCGTCGCTCGGCTGGGCCTCGCCGCCAAGCCGGAGACGGCGCCCGCCAAGCCGCTCTACCTCAAGGAGCCGGACGTCACGATCGCCGGCAAGCCGCCGGAGGCCGCGCCGGCGCCCGAGGCTCCCGCCGCGCCGGCCGAGGCCGCGCCGCCCACCGCCCTCTCCGAGACCGCGCCCGAAAGCAGCGCACAAACAATCACTCCCTCCGAAAAGCTCGCCTCCGCGCCCGCGCAGGCCTAG